The genomic DNA CCAAATTGCTCTCAGTATTGACCGATCTGTCATTATTGCCGACGACGCTTCCCATTCATGGGTTGATTGACTTAAATATTACGAACTGAAAAAGTGTCAGGTCTGCTTAGGAATCCAATGCCAAGCGAAGCTGTGCAAATACGGACCCACAATACTATTTGTAAGATATCCGGGGCTTGTTGTCTAATTATTGCAGTTAAGAAGTATTGTGGCTGCTGGCTGCCCGCAGAGTTCGGCCTGAATCGCTTTCCATCTTCCATCTCAGACTTCGTATCGAACATGTCGAGTGAGCGTTGATCGTGAGTCATAAAATGACCCCAGCCTGTTGGTCATGGGCGACCTGTGCGAAGATCTCCATAACTTGCCGACCACGATGACTGTCTAGTGAAGCGGTAGGTTCGTCTGCGAGAATTACGCTGGGCCGATTCACCAGTGTCTTTGCGATGGCGACCCGCTGCTGTTGTCCCCCTGATCGTCGAGAACTTCGTTGATTCGTCTAGGAACTTGGGGCTGATCATCGTGGAAACTCGGGCTTCCAGAGTACCGGTTCCCATCACCTCGCATAAGATTGTTCGACGAGCAGGAGATACCCATTGCATAGTCAGTGGAGCGAAACGCATCTGATAGACAATTACCCCTGCGATCACCAGCACAAGGAGTTAGCGTCCCAATTTCCACAACCAGCAAATTTTCATTCTTGATTCCGATTAGTTTCGACCATGCCTATGTGCAGAATTCTATTTGTTCAATTGTCAATGGGAATATTGAGTCCTCAATCGACTTGATACTGAGAGGAGTTTCGGATCCTCGGATAGAAAATATCACATCGTTATCACAAACGACTGTGTAGCCAAACAAAGACATCATCTCTTGATCCGCTCTTCCGTTTGAGGTAGAAGTGTCGATTAATCAAAATGTTTTTATGGGTCCCTGCGAGAATGATCATGCCAAGATCTGGCGCTCACCATGCATCCTATTTCAAATCTCCCGTGTACTGCACTGTGGGGCTTTTCGTGATGGTCCAACTATTACAGAATTCTGTAATGTCTTATGCGGAAACACCGGTCAGTTTTAATCGTGACATTCGTCCGATCCTCTCAGAGAATTGTTATCACTGTCATGGTCCCGATGAAAATGCACGCGAGGCAGATCTACGGCTCGATACAGAGCAGGACTTGCTAGCTGATCATATTTTGACGCCAGGAAAAGCGGACGAGAGTGAATTATTCCGTCGGATCTCTAGCGCGGATGATTCAAACGTTATGCCCCCAGTCGATTCAAATCGTACGCTGACATTAGAGCAAACTAACTTGATCAAGCGCTGGATCAACCAGGGGACAAAGTGGCAGGGGCACTGGGCATTTGAATCGGTCCTGAGGCCTGCAGTGCCCAAAGCGTCCAGTGATTGGCCACGTAACGAAATCGATCATTTCGTCTGGCAACGTCTCCAGACCGAAAAAATGCCTCCGAATCTGGAGGCAGATAAGGCGCGTTTACTGCGACGGGTGAAGCTCGACATAACCGGTTTACCTCCAACGGTTGAGGAACTGGATCAATTTCTGGCGGATGAAGCGCCAGAAGCCTACGAAAACATGGTCGATCAATTCCTTGCCTCATCCGAATTTGGCGAGCGAATGGCCTGGAACTGGCTTGATGTTGCCCGCTATGCCGACAGCAATGGATATCAGGGAGATCGAGAAAGGACGATGTGGCCCTGGCGGGACTGGGTCGTCAAGTCGTTCAATCAGAACAAGCCTTATGATGAATTCACTGTCGAACAACTGGCGGGTGATTTGCTGCCGGAAGCGACGCCGGAGCAGAAACTCGCGACAGGGTTTTGTCGCAATCATATGATCAATGGCGAAGGAGGGCGGATCGCCGAGGAAAACCGGATCGAATACATATTCGATCAGACCGAGACAATGGGGACCGTCTGGTTGGGCCTGACCCTCACCTGCTGCCGCTGCCACGACCACAAATATGATCCAATCAGCCAGCAGGAGTATTATCAACTCTTCGATTACTTCAATCAGACTCCAGTGACAGGAGGGGGCGGAGATCCACAGATGGCTCCGAATCTACAGGTTCCCTCTCAGGTTCAGCAAAATCAGATTGTTAACTCTCAACAGCAGATTCGTCAGCTCGAACAACAGAGAAAAGAGTATTGGCAGCTGCAGTTCCCTGCCTATGAACAGTGGCAACATGATGAGTTGGAACGACTTCAGAAGATGAAGTCTCCCTGGCAGGTGATGCAACCCGTCAAAGTCAGTGCCGAACATCAGAAGCTGACAGTTCAGGGAGATCAGTCCATTCTGGCCAGTGGAGTTAATCCATCGAATGATACCTATCGGCTCTCGTTAACGACCGAACTGCCTGAAGTGCAGGTAGTGCGACTCGACGCATTACGCCACACGACGATGACGGAAAATGGCCTGGCTCGATCGAATAGTGGTAATTTTGTTTTGACAGAAATCAACTTTGAGATCATCCATCAGAATGGGACATCACAACCACTTGAAATTGCCTCCGCCATTGCCAGTTATGAGCAGGGAGGACTGAAGATCGCCAATACTTTTGATGGAAATCCCCAATCAGGTTGGGCGGTCCTGCAGGGGAAATTTGTTGATCGCGATCATGCCGGGTTGTTTCGTTTTAAAAAATCTTATGCATTCAGAGAAGGGGATCGGCTTGTCGTGACACTTCATCACGACTCGGTACATCAACATCATAACCTGGGACACTTTCAGTTCTCGGCTTCGTCACAACCCGATGTCTCGCTCAAGCATGAGACACTGGAACTGCGAAACGCGTTATTGACTCCAGCAACACAACGGACTGTAAATCAGAACAAACTCATTGAAGAACGATATCAGCAACAGGATGAAGTCTATCAACAATTGACGAAGCAACTGGAGCAGGAAAAGCAGAAACTGGAATCCGTTCGCAAGCAGATTCCAGTCGTAATGACCATGCAGGACATGTCCAGTCGTCGGGAAACATTCACCCTCGATAAGGGGATTTACGACAAGCCAATTGAGAAGGTCTTTCCTGGTCTTCCTCAACAGTTGTTGTTTGATGAAAATTATCAAAACAATGAACAGAATCGACTTACATTGGCCAGATGGCTTGTCGACCGGAAGCATCCGTTGACAGCACGCGTAACAGTCAATCGGTACTGGCAAATGTTCTTCGGTGTGGGGTTGGTCAAAACTCCGGAAGATTTCGGATCTCAGGGAGAGAAGCCGACTCACCCGGAATTGCTCGACTGGCTGTCAGCAGAATTCATGGAATCGGGCTGGGATCTGAAACATCTCATTCGAATGATGGTCACTTCTGCGACCTATCGGCAATCGGCGGAAGTTACCCCTGACATGTACGATCGTGATCCTGAAAACCAGTTGCTGGCGCGGGGCTCCCGTCTACGGATGCCATCCTGGATGTTACGAGATCAGGCCCTGTTCATCAGTGGGCTGCTTGTTAATCGTGAAGGTGGTCCGCCGGTTTATCCTTATCAGCCAGAGGGGATTTGGGCGGAAGCCACCTTCGGCAAGAAAAAATATAATCAGGATACCGGAGAAAAACTGTATCGACGCACGCTCTATTCGTTCTGGCGGCGGATTGTCGGCCCGACAATGCTGTTCGATAACAGCCCCCGACAGAGTTGCTCCGTCAGGGATTATCGGACGAATACTCCTTTGCACGCTTTGGTAACTTTGAACGACACCACTTATGTGGAAGCGGCCCGTGCATTTGCACAACGTTTGATGCTTGCTGAAGACAATGATGAACAACGGATCGAATTGGCTATGCGGCTGGCAACATCCCATGCTCCTAAATCGCTGGAAACCGATATATTGCTAACGCGCCTACAGAAACTCAAAGACCAGTATCGACAGAATCCTGCTTCCGCCACCGCGATACTCCAAGTTGGTGAATCCTCACGGGATGAAAATCTTGATCCAGTCGAACATGCCTCCTGGGTGGGAATCTGCAGCCTGATTCTCAATCTTGATGAAACTTTGTGTCGCTGATTCGTATCACATTCCGATGAAAGTAATTCAGGATGATCAATTATCATCAACAGCAAACACGTCGACAACTTTTCGGGCAGTCAGCTCTGGGGCTGGGAACTGTGGCTCTCGGTTCCCTGTTAACATCGAACTCTCAGGCGGACCGTTCCAATCCGTCCGGGTACGCTGGTCTGCAGGATCTCCCTCATTTTGCACCGAAAGCAAAACGAGTGATTTATCTGTTTCAGAATGGAGCTCCATCACACGTTGATCTTTTTGATTACAAACCGACGTTAAAAAAGCACCACGGAGAGCAGATACCCGACGAAATCAGCGGAGGTAAACGCTTTAGTACCATGACGGGCGGACAAAAAGAACGTCCGGTTCTTTCGGAAATTACAAATTTTGCTCAACATGGAGAATGTGGTGCCTGGGTGAGCGACTTTACTCCGAAAATTGCGGGGATCGCGGACGATTTGTGCTTCATCAAATCGATGCATACCGATGCAGTCAACCATGCCCCGGCAATCACCTTTTTTCTGACTGGATCAGAAATGCCTGGTCGTCCCAGCATGGGAGCCTGGATGACGTACGGGCTGGGACAAGGTTCGAAAAACCTGCCTTCATTTGTGGTGATGACTTCCCGGGATAAGGAGGCCAGTTGCGGCCAGATCTTCTATGACTTCTATTGGGGAAGCGGATTTTTACCTTCCAGATTTCAAGGAGTAAAGTTTCGTGGCCAAGGCGACCCTGTTCTTTATCTCTCCAATCCTCAAGGGATGAGTCGGGAGATACGCAGAGGAATTCTGGATGATCTTGCGAAACTCAATGAGATCAACTTCGCCGAGATGGGGGATCCGGAAACGCAAACCCGCATCAGTCAGTATGAAATGGCGTATCAAATGCAAATGAGCGTCCCTGAATTGACCGACTTTTCCAATGAACCCAAGCATATTCTCGATCGATACGGTCCCGACGTGCACCGGGCAGGAAGTTTTGCTTACAACTGTTTGATGGCAAGGCGACTCGCTGAGCGGGATGTACCGTTTATTCAGTTGATGCATGCAGGCTGGGACCAGCATCGTAACCTAAATACTCAACTCAAGGTTCAATGTATTGATACAGATGCCCCCAGTGCAGCTCTGGTGAGAGATCTGAAGGAACGGGGACTGCTTGATGACACATTGGTTATCTGGGGGGGAGAATTTGGTCGAACTCCATTTCTACAGGGCAAGATTGAAAACACCAGCACTTGGGGACGCGATCATCATCCCTATGCCTTCACTATTTGGATGGCAGGTGGAGGTATTCAACCGGGGGTGAGTTACGGATCCTCTGATGATTTCGGCTTCAATGTTGTCGAAAACCCAGTCTCGGTGCATGACCTTCAAGCGACGATTCTGCATTTACTGGGAATCAATCATGAACGCTTGACTTACAAGTTCCAAGGCCGCAATTTTCGCCTGACCGACGTTTTCGGGGAAGTGGTCAAGCCAATCCTGACATGATTCATACGAGATTGCGGTGCAGTCTGTCAGAACATTCTGGACTTTTCCGCACGAGTTCTCATCATGCCAGATCGGGAAATGACTTTCCAAATTTGACACTTGTTGAGACGATTCCTGTATCAAAGCGATACGACTATCGACACCATCAACTCATTTAATCGACTGCACGGGGTTGGCTCCGAAAGCCAGAGACAGCGAGAAGCTTACTGCGATCCTGATCCAAGATCCAGATACGAAATACACAAAGAATTTCAGGGTAATCGTAAATGCCGCGGGCATGAAAACGAATCCGTTACAGATAGCCTCGCCGAACCTGAATGGCCGTTGTGAGTGGATTATCGAGACGATCAAGCTGGAATGCCTCAATAAGTTTATTGTGTTTGGGAAGAAGCATCTCGATTATCTGACGGACGAGTTTACGAGTCATAATAATACAAAGCGGTCGCATAGGGAACGGGACAACCTGCCGCCGATTCGCGAAGAGCCTGGTGAAGTGGCGACTATTTCCATCGATCAGATTGAGGTCAAGAAATACGATGGTGGATTGATCAAGTCGTTCGAGCGGAAGGTGGCATGATCAAGAAGATTATAGTTCGGTTCCGTGTGCGATTACATCAAAATGGAATTCTCAGTGAGGAAGCCTTCAACCATGAGCTGATATTTCTTATCAACTTTGCTATTTTCTATGTATCAAATTCTGGAACACAGATGACATTTGTTGTCCCAGAGGTTCCTGCTAACCGTTCTGAAACTGCTGCTCCTGCACTCTCGCCGCCTGACTCATTGGAATAAAACAACGTGAATAACGCTCGAACTTATCTCAGTATTGTTTTTATCGTATGCACACTGGCATTCGCAGAGCCAACAGCATCCGCCAATTCTCCCGCTGCTTTCCAGAAACATGAATGTGAATTACTGATCGTCGGAGCAACCGAGTCGGGCTGGGCGGCTGCGATTCAGGCTGCTCGAATGGGAGTGAACTCCATCATCATTGTGCACGATGGGGAATGGTACGGGGGACAATATACCGAGCAATCACTGGCCTGTGTCGATGAAGACAAGGGAGTCGGCAAAGTCGGCTGGGGAGTCGACTGGCATCCCATGAAACGCTCCTTTCACCGCAGCGGACTCTTCAAAGAGGTGATGGATCGGATTGAGGCGGTCAATGAAAAGAAGTATGGTGCTGGCATGCCAGGACTTCCTTATCACGGTCCCTCGACTTTCCATCCGGCTGATGCGGAGCAGGCATTTCGAGAACTGATTCAACCTTATGTTGACAGCAAACAAATCCAGGTCATCTGGAATCATGCTCCTGTTGCTGTCGAAGTTACGGGAAAAGATTCAAACCATCCCCGGGTCCGTCAAGTCACTTTCGCACCTGTTGACCTGCAAACCGGGAAGATGGAATCTCCTGATGTGCAGGTAAACGCTCGGTTGACCATTGATGCTTCCGACTGGGGAGAGGTCATTCAACTGGCCGGTGCTGAATATGAATGTGGTCCTGATCCTCAATCTCGTTATGGCGAACCAAGTGCTCCCCCTGAAAATGAGATTTCACATAATGAAATGAATCCGATCACGTGGGCGATGATTGTTGAAGACACACACAAGCCTTCACCTATTGAGCGACCAGAGAATTTCGATGACCGCAATTATCCTCGGGCTACCAGACTCAGCATGAATGGCTTTGGAAAAGGACTGGAGTGGGATCGTCCCATCCGAAGCTACGGAGGCATTCTGCACTGGCCTGCTAAGAATGACGGAAACAAGCGGATGCTGAGTGTCTATTCGGTTCGTCGGATTGTGGTTGGCAACGAAGAACTCGGAACGCCGACCGCCATTCTGCTCAACTACATGAACGGACAGGATTATCCATTGGAACGACTACCTGCTCGGGTAGTCGCTGCCCTCGAAAAAATAGAAGCCGGGGCCTCCCAAGAGAATATTGTTGAGATGACCCGGGAGGAGCGACAAGTCATTTTTGATGATGCCAAGCAGCATTCGCTGGGTGTTCTGTTTCACATGCAAAATTATGTGCACGAGCACGCCGCCGACCAAACTCACACCTTTAGAAACTTCCGTCTGAGCCCCGAATTTGGCACTCCAGATAACCTGCCCCCCAAGCCGTACATTCGTGAGGGATTACGTCTCAAAGCGATGTATATGATGCGGGAACAGGATGGTCGCAATCGGGATGGATTCGAAAAGACAGCAGCCAAAGAACGATTCTCTGAAGTATTGTATCCCGATGGGTTGTTCCCCTGGCAGTTCCACTATGACTTCCACCGCACCGGAAGAACCTACTTGAAAAAAGAAGGGGAAGATGGCCCCTGGATTGATTTTGAAAAGCCGGGACGGCATACCCGTTTTGTCAGCGATCGATCGGTGTTTCCGCTGCGAAGTTTGATTCCCATACGATATAACGGTCTTCTGGGAGCCCAGGGAAACGTCGGCTTTAGCAGCATCGTCAGTGCTGCGATTCGCCTTCACGATCAGCGAATTCACATCGGCCAGGCGGCAGGAGCAGCTGCCGCTGTCAGCCTGCAGCATGAGATCGAACCACATCAGCTCATCCAGCAACGATCACGGTTTGAAGAAATACGAGCGGGGCTGTGCTCGTCTCTCGACGGGGGGATTCCTCTCCTACTCTGGCCGTTTCGAGATTTACCAGCCGATCATCCAGCGTTCACTGCGATCAATCGTCTACATGCCGCTAAGTTGCTCTCAACTGAAGCAACTGAAGTCGATTTCCGCCCCGATGATCCTGCAAAATCGGTTTGGATCCAGAAGGGAATCGAGCAGATTTATCGCTCTACGCAACATCGCATCTCGATACCGAAACAGAATATGACACGTGGCGAATTTGCGAGCGAAGCCTGGAACCAGATCAAAAATCTTTCTTTGTGGAAAAGCTGGCCTCATTGGGATGCCCACGATACCGACCACGACAATATCGTGAATGAAGACGATGCTTTACCTTTCACCAGCAACGAGCCCATCGTCTGGGAAATTAACCGGCCAAAGTCAACTCCAGAAACAGATGGTCTTCTCAATGAGACGCTCACCAAAAATTCGATCATGATCAACTTCGGAGACCGTGAGAGCAACCAATCAGATTTCCTGACGGATGTGGGGGCTCCATTCAACTCCAAAAATGGATATGGCTGGGGGAAAGACCTTCGATCTCAGACAAGATTTCGAAATGCAGTGCCGGAGTCGTATCGAGACTCTTTTGTTTTCACCCGCACGCTCGATCGCTGGGAGTATGAACTTCCCAATGGAGAGTGTCGAGTCACAATTTGTGTGGGAGATTCAGGGCACGACCAGGTTCATCAGAACGTTTCTCTGGAAGGAAATCCTATTCTGACTGATGTCACAACCACTTCCGGATTATTTCAAGAGGTAACAGCATCAGTCATTGTTCGAGATCATCGATTAACCATCGACATTGGCCACGAAAAACATCCAGGCAATACCTGCCTCAACTGGATTCTGATTCAGCCCGTTAATTGATCCCTTTCACCTCAGGAGGGCATCAGACTCGTGGACGGAGTTCTTGAATCGTCACGGAAAAACACTGTGAGTCAGTGCTTCAAATCATTAAAGCCGATCACGGAATAGTTTAAATAATAGAGTTGATAACTGGTCTGCAGAATCAATCGACAGAAGTGTTCTATAGGTGGTAAGTGGTCGTTCTACGCCCTAATATTGATGGATACGACATAATGCACAGGAGTTATCGGTCGGACAGAATTAAAAGTCCGTATAGCTACCGGTAACCAGCTGATTTTGGCTTATTCCGACAGGAGACTGCACAGATGTCTGTGAGTTCTAATGAGTTTAAATGTCTAATCGCCCGATTATTGTCTAACATCATTCTTCTCTCTTTCAATATTTTCAATCTCTTGAACGCGTCAGACAGAGGAAATCTTCTGCGACGATTTCATTTGAAAGCCTATGATCGTCCTTCCTGCCAATACTCGCTAACCAGTTTTTTCATACTTTGGTTTT from Rubinisphaera italica includes the following:
- a CDS encoding PSD1 and planctomycete cytochrome C domain-containing protein; this encodes MSYAETPVSFNRDIRPILSENCYHCHGPDENAREADLRLDTEQDLLADHILTPGKADESELFRRISSADDSNVMPPVDSNRTLTLEQTNLIKRWINQGTKWQGHWAFESVLRPAVPKASSDWPRNEIDHFVWQRLQTEKMPPNLEADKARLLRRVKLDITGLPPTVEELDQFLADEAPEAYENMVDQFLASSEFGERMAWNWLDVARYADSNGYQGDRERTMWPWRDWVVKSFNQNKPYDEFTVEQLAGDLLPEATPEQKLATGFCRNHMINGEGGRIAEENRIEYIFDQTETMGTVWLGLTLTCCRCHDHKYDPISQQEYYQLFDYFNQTPVTGGGGDPQMAPNLQVPSQVQQNQIVNSQQQIRQLEQQRKEYWQLQFPAYEQWQHDELERLQKMKSPWQVMQPVKVSAEHQKLTVQGDQSILASGVNPSNDTYRLSLTTELPEVQVVRLDALRHTTMTENGLARSNSGNFVLTEINFEIIHQNGTSQPLEIASAIASYEQGGLKIANTFDGNPQSGWAVLQGKFVDRDHAGLFRFKKSYAFREGDRLVVTLHHDSVHQHHNLGHFQFSASSQPDVSLKHETLELRNALLTPATQRTVNQNKLIEERYQQQDEVYQQLTKQLEQEKQKLESVRKQIPVVMTMQDMSSRRETFTLDKGIYDKPIEKVFPGLPQQLLFDENYQNNEQNRLTLARWLVDRKHPLTARVTVNRYWQMFFGVGLVKTPEDFGSQGEKPTHPELLDWLSAEFMESGWDLKHLIRMMVTSATYRQSAEVTPDMYDRDPENQLLARGSRLRMPSWMLRDQALFISGLLVNREGGPPVYPYQPEGIWAEATFGKKKYNQDTGEKLYRRTLYSFWRRIVGPTMLFDNSPRQSCSVRDYRTNTPLHALVTLNDTTYVEAARAFAQRLMLAEDNDEQRIELAMRLATSHAPKSLETDILLTRLQKLKDQYRQNPASATAILQVGESSRDENLDPVEHASWVGICSLILNLDETLCR
- a CDS encoding DUF1501 domain-containing protein, coding for MINYHQQQTRRQLFGQSALGLGTVALGSLLTSNSQADRSNPSGYAGLQDLPHFAPKAKRVIYLFQNGAPSHVDLFDYKPTLKKHHGEQIPDEISGGKRFSTMTGGQKERPVLSEITNFAQHGECGAWVSDFTPKIAGIADDLCFIKSMHTDAVNHAPAITFFLTGSEMPGRPSMGAWMTYGLGQGSKNLPSFVVMTSRDKEASCGQIFYDFYWGSGFLPSRFQGVKFRGQGDPVLYLSNPQGMSREIRRGILDDLAKLNEINFAEMGDPETQTRISQYEMAYQMQMSVPELTDFSNEPKHILDRYGPDVHRAGSFAYNCLMARRLAERDVPFIQLMHAGWDQHRNLNTQLKVQCIDTDAPSAALVRDLKERGLLDDTLVIWGGEFGRTPFLQGKIENTSTWGRDHHPYAFTIWMAGGGIQPGVSYGSSDDFGFNVVENPVSVHDLQATILHLLGINHERLTYKFQGRNFRLTDVFGEVVKPILT
- a CDS encoding integrase core domain-containing protein, yielding MKTNPLQIASPNLNGRCEWIIETIKLECLNKFIVFGKKHLDYLTDEFTSHNNTKRSHRERDNLPPIREEPGEVATISIDQIEVKKYDGGLIKSFERKVA
- a CDS encoding FAD-dependent oxidoreductase — protein: MNNARTYLSIVFIVCTLAFAEPTASANSPAAFQKHECELLIVGATESGWAAAIQAARMGVNSIIIVHDGEWYGGQYTEQSLACVDEDKGVGKVGWGVDWHPMKRSFHRSGLFKEVMDRIEAVNEKKYGAGMPGLPYHGPSTFHPADAEQAFRELIQPYVDSKQIQVIWNHAPVAVEVTGKDSNHPRVRQVTFAPVDLQTGKMESPDVQVNARLTIDASDWGEVIQLAGAEYECGPDPQSRYGEPSAPPENEISHNEMNPITWAMIVEDTHKPSPIERPENFDDRNYPRATRLSMNGFGKGLEWDRPIRSYGGILHWPAKNDGNKRMLSVYSVRRIVVGNEELGTPTAILLNYMNGQDYPLERLPARVVAALEKIEAGASQENIVEMTREERQVIFDDAKQHSLGVLFHMQNYVHEHAADQTHTFRNFRLSPEFGTPDNLPPKPYIREGLRLKAMYMMREQDGRNRDGFEKTAAKERFSEVLYPDGLFPWQFHYDFHRTGRTYLKKEGEDGPWIDFEKPGRHTRFVSDRSVFPLRSLIPIRYNGLLGAQGNVGFSSIVSAAIRLHDQRIHIGQAAGAAAAVSLQHEIEPHQLIQQRSRFEEIRAGLCSSLDGGIPLLLWPFRDLPADHPAFTAINRLHAAKLLSTEATEVDFRPDDPAKSVWIQKGIEQIYRSTQHRISIPKQNMTRGEFASEAWNQIKNLSLWKSWPHWDAHDTDHDNIVNEDDALPFTSNEPIVWEINRPKSTPETDGLLNETLTKNSIMINFGDRESNQSDFLTDVGAPFNSKNGYGWGKDLRSQTRFRNAVPESYRDSFVFTRTLDRWEYELPNGECRVTICVGDSGHDQVHQNVSLEGNPILTDVTTTSGLFQEVTASVIVRDHRLTIDIGHEKHPGNTCLNWILIQPVN